One Bos taurus isolate L1 Dominette 01449 registration number 42190680 breed Hereford chromosome 14, ARS-UCD2.0, whole genome shotgun sequence genomic region harbors:
- the SQLE gene encoding squalene monooxygenase isoform X1 translates to MWTFLGIATFTYFYKKCGDFVSLANKELLLCVLVFLSLGLVLSYRYRSGALLGRRQSGSQLAGFSYILSALPFIGFFWAKSPAGSENKEKLGSRRCKKGTSISETTLIGTAASTLTSSQNDPEVIIVGSGVLGSALAAVLSRDGRKVTVIERDLKEPDRILGEFLQPGGYYVLKDLGLEDTVEGIDAQVVNGYIIHDQESKTEVQIPFPLSENNHVQSGRAFHHGRFIMRLRKAAMAEPNAKFIEGTVLQLLEEDDAVMGVQYKDKETGDIKELHAPLTVVADGLFSKFRKNLISNKVSISSHFVGFLMENAPQFKANHAELILANPSPVLIYQISPNETRVLVDVRGDMPRNLREYMTENIYPQLPDHLKGPFLEASQNSRLRSMPASFLPSSPVNKRGVLLLGDAYNMRHPLTGGGMTVVFNDIKLWRKLLKGIPDLYDDAAVFQAKKSFYWARKKSHSFVVNVLAQALYELFSATDDYLPILWF, encoded by the exons ATGTGGACTTTTCTCGGCATCGCCACTTTCAcctatttttataagaaatgcGGAGACTTTGTCTCTCTGGCCAACAAGGAGCTGTTGCTGTGCGTGCTGGTGTTCCTGTCGCTGGGGCTCGTGCTGTCTTATCGCTACCGGAGTGGGGCCCTCCTCGGGCGCCGGCAGAGCGGCTCCCAGTTGGCGGGCTTCTCCTATATTCTGTCAGCCTTGCCTTTCATTGGCTTCTTCTGGGCCAAGTCCCCCGCTGgatcagaaaataaagagaagctGGGGTCTAGGAGG tgcaAAAAAGGGACCAGTATTTCAGAAACAACCTTAATAGGAACAGCAGCCTCTACACTGACCTCTTCTCAAAATGATCCAGAAGTAATCATCGTGGGATCTGGCGTCCTCGGCTCTGCTTTGGCTGCAGTGCTTTCCAGAGATGGAAGAAAGGTGACGGTAATTGAGAGAGATTTAAAAGAGCCTGACCGGATCCTTGGAGAATTTCTGCAGCCAGGTGGTTATTATGTCCTGAAAGACCTTGGTCTTGAAG ATACAGTGGAAGGTATTGATGCCCAGGTTGTAAATGGCTACATAATTCATGATCAGGAAAGCAAAACAGAGGTTCAGATTCCTTTCCCTCTGTCAGAGAACAATCATGTGCAGAGTGGAAGAGCTTTCCATCATGGAAGATTCATCATGCGTCTCCGGAAGGCAGCCATGGCAGAGCCCAA tGCAAAGTTTATCGAGGGCACTGTGCTGCAGTTACTAgaagaagatgatgctgtgatggGAGTTCAGTACAAGGATAAAGAGACTGGAGACATCAAG GAACTCCATGCTCCATTGACTGTTGTTGCAGATGGACTTTTCTCCAAGTTCAGGAAAAACCTGATCTCCAATAAAGTTTCCATTTCTTCACATTTTGTTGGCTTCCTTATGGAG aaTGCACCGCAGTTTAAAGCAAATCATGCCGAACTTATTTTAGCTAACCCAAGTCCAGTTCTCATCTACCAAATTTCACCTAATGAAACTCGAGTGCTTGTGGACGTCCGAGGAGACATGCCAAGGAATTTAAGAGAATACATGACTGAAAATATCTACCCACAGTTACCTG ATCACCTGAAAGGACCATTCCTAGAAGCCTCTCAGAATTCACGTTTGAGATCAATGCCAGCAAGCTTCCTCCCTTCTTCACCAGTAAACAAACGAG GTGTTCTTCTTTTGGGAGATGCATATAATATGAGGCATCCTCTTACTGGTGGAGGAATGACTGTTGTTTTTAATGATATAAAATTGTGGAGAAAATTGCTGAAGGGTATCCCTGACCTTTATGATGATGCCGCTGTTTTCCAG gccaaaaaatcattttattgggCAAGAAAAAAGTCTCATTCCTTTGTTGTGAATGTCCTTGCTCAGGctctttatgaattattttctgccACAGATG